The following proteins are encoded in a genomic region of Opitutus sp.:
- a CDS encoding IS630 family transposase → MGRKAVRITCSEGDQQSLEKRATSRIESRQRVERARMILGCVSGEQVQEVARRCNTRPNTVIKWRDRFVLLGMKGLDDAARPGAKRTYGEDFRDRVLALLEGPPPPGQARWDGPAVARVLGGSVHAVWRVLRKEGICLQRQRSWCVSTDKQFAAKAADIVGLYLSPPEKALVISVDEKPGIQALERATGYVETDNGKIVQGLKSTYKRHGTLNLFAALDVATGLIKTQKTTLKRREEFLLFMDQVVADHPPERELHVILDNYCTHKKCDAWLARHPNVHFHFTPTSASWLNQVEIWFGILTRKALRGANFRSVAELSQAIDAFVAAYLPNAKPFKWRKREVKGSQLRNTIINLRN, encoded by the coding sequence ATGGGACGAAAAGCCGTGCGAATCACTTGTAGCGAGGGGGATCAGCAATCCCTAGAAAAACGGGCAACCAGCCGGATTGAGTCGAGGCAGCGAGTTGAGCGCGCCCGGATGATCCTTGGGTGCGTGAGTGGCGAGCAGGTGCAAGAGGTGGCGCGCCGCTGCAACACCAGGCCGAACACCGTAATAAAGTGGAGGGATCGCTTTGTGCTGCTTGGCATGAAGGGGCTGGATGATGCGGCACGGCCGGGCGCGAAGCGCACCTACGGTGAGGACTTTCGAGATCGGGTGCTGGCTTTATTGGAAGGGCCACCCCCTCCGGGGCAGGCGCGCTGGGATGGTCCAGCGGTGGCCCGTGTGCTCGGCGGCTCGGTGCACGCGGTCTGGCGAGTGCTGCGCAAGGAGGGCATTTGCCTGCAGCGCCAGCGCTCGTGGTGCGTGAGCACTGACAAGCAGTTCGCAGCCAAGGCAGCCGATATCGTCGGGCTCTACCTGAGCCCACCGGAAAAGGCATTGGTGATAAGTGTGGATGAAAAGCCTGGCATCCAAGCCCTAGAGCGCGCCACCGGTTACGTGGAGACCGACAATGGTAAAATCGTCCAGGGACTCAAAAGCACCTACAAGCGCCACGGTACACTCAACTTGTTCGCTGCCCTTGATGTGGCCACGGGCTTGATCAAGACGCAGAAAACCACCCTTAAGCGCCGGGAGGAGTTCCTGCTGTTCATGGACCAAGTGGTGGCGGATCACCCGCCCGAGAGAGAACTCCACGTGATTTTGGATAATTATTGCACCCACAAAAAGTGCGACGCTTGGCTCGCTCGGCACCCCAATGTCCACTTCCACTTTACCCCAACCTCGGCGAGTTGGCTCAATCAAGTTGAAATCTGGTTCGGCATACTAACAAGGAAGGCGCTACGGGGCGCGAACTTCAGAAGCGTCGCCGAACTTAGTCAGGCCATTGACGCTTTCGTCGCCGCCTACCTGCCCAATGCCAAGCCGTTCAAGTGGCGCAAGCGCGAGGTCAAGGGAAGCCAACTCAGAAATACTATCATTAATCTACGCAATTAA
- the rfbB gene encoding dTDP-glucose 4,6-dehydratase: MKILVTGGAGFIGSNLVRHLLTQAPSSQLLAPSSVLNVDALTYAGNVHSLADIQSHPRYRFTQADICDAPAMARLFAEFQPDWVMHLAAESHVDRSIDGPGAFIQTNITGTFTLLQAARAHYESLTGSAQDRFRFLHVSTDEVYGSLGVEGLFTEETPYDPHSPYSASKAASDHLARAWADTYKLPVLVTNCSNNYGPYQFPEKLIPVVILKALRGEPIPVYGKGENIRDWLYVGDHAEALHTVIAKGRIGQTYNIGGNNERQNIDLVRLLSTLLDELRPRADGKSYAEQITFVKDRPGHDLRYAIDATKIKTELGWIPKQDHTSGFRKTVQWYLDNNEWTANILSGGYKLERLGR; encoded by the coding sequence ATGAAAATTCTAGTCACCGGAGGAGCTGGTTTTATCGGCTCCAACCTTGTTCGGCACCTGCTGACGCAAGCTCCTAGCTCCCAGCTCCTAGCTCCCAGCTCGGTTCTCAACGTCGACGCGCTCACCTATGCAGGTAATGTCCACTCCTTAGCGGATATTCAATCCCACCCGCGTTACCGCTTCACTCAAGCCGACATCTGCGATGCCCCCGCAATGGCCCGCCTCTTCGCCGAGTTCCAACCCGACTGGGTCATGCACCTCGCCGCTGAAAGCCACGTTGACCGCTCCATCGACGGCCCCGGCGCCTTCATCCAAACCAACATCACCGGCACCTTTACCCTACTACAAGCTGCCCGCGCCCATTACGAAAGCCTAACCGGATCCGCGCAGGACCGTTTCAGGTTCCTGCACGTCTCCACCGACGAAGTTTACGGAAGCTTAGGCGTCGAGGGCCTGTTCACCGAAGAAACTCCCTACGACCCGCATTCCCCCTATTCGGCGAGCAAAGCGGCAAGCGATCACCTCGCCCGGGCTTGGGCTGACACCTATAAACTGCCTGTATTGGTGACCAACTGCTCCAATAATTACGGCCCGTATCAGTTCCCGGAAAAGCTCATCCCGGTGGTTATCCTCAAAGCCCTGCGTGGTGAGCCGATCCCGGTGTACGGCAAAGGCGAAAACATCCGCGACTGGCTGTATGTTGGCGATCACGCCGAAGCCCTGCATACGGTTATAGCCAAAGGACGAATTGGACAAACGTACAATATAGGTGGAAATAACGAACGCCAAAACATCGACCTAGTCCGATTACTCAGTACTCTCCTAGACGAACTCCGACCCCGCGCTGATGGAAAAAGCTATGCCGAGCAGATCACCTTTGTGAAAGACCGTCCCGGGCATGATCTGAGGTACGCGATAGATGCTACCAAGATCAAAACTGAATTAGGCTGGATTCCGAAACAAGACCACACCTCCGGATTCCGTAAAACGGTGCAGTGGTATTTAGATAACAACGAGTGGACCGCGAATATCTTAAGCGGTGGATATAAACTAGAACGGTTGGGCCGTTAA
- a CDS encoding FKBP-type peptidyl-prolyl cis-trans isomerase gives MRSFFILLFLGVVLACIALVVRSGILARKNPGQPINAAMRAALAGEIQPWSERDIHLISLRYNGARDTPSGVRYLVRTPGTGEASPQKGQVVTVNYEGRFLETEKVFDTSANHDGPFNFRIGEGAVIPGMDAGIISMKKGEKRTVLVPYGLAYGDKGVLGRIPVRAALVFDIELLDFK, from the coding sequence ATGCGCTCATTTTTCATCCTGCTTTTTTTAGGTGTCGTGCTCGCCTGCATCGCCTTGGTGGTGCGTTCGGGGATTTTGGCGCGTAAAAATCCCGGCCAACCGATCAATGCGGCCATGCGCGCCGCACTCGCCGGCGAAATCCAGCCTTGGTCGGAGCGCGACATTCACCTTATCTCTTTGCGCTACAACGGTGCCCGCGACACGCCGTCCGGTGTGCGTTACCTTGTCCGCACCCCCGGGACCGGCGAAGCCTCTCCGCAAAAGGGGCAGGTCGTGACGGTTAACTACGAGGGTCGCTTCCTCGAAACCGAAAAGGTCTTCGACACCTCCGCCAACCATGACGGCCCGTTTAACTTCCGCATCGGCGAAGGCGCGGTCATCCCCGGTATGGATGCCGGAATCATTTCCATGAAAAAGGGCGAAAAACGCACCGTGCTCGTCCCCTACGGGCTGGCCTATGGGGACAAGGGGGTTTTGGGGCGGATTCCCGTGCGCGCGGCGCTGGTTTTTGACATCGAGCTGCTCGATTTTAAGTGA
- a CDS encoding four helix bundle protein, protein MHFRKLEVWRRSKDFTVELYRTIRIYPLAKDFGLRDQIQRSAVSIPSNIAEGYNRESAPDRCHFLIIAKGSLAELQTQLEIAAELELLPIDKTKIYDQELEEISKMITGLIKSIRS, encoded by the coding sequence ATGCATTTTCGAAAACTTGAAGTCTGGCGGCGATCCAAGGATTTCACCGTTGAGTTATATCGTACAATCCGGATTTACCCTTTAGCGAAAGACTTTGGATTACGCGATCAAATCCAACGCTCCGCTGTTTCCATTCCCTCAAATATTGCGGAAGGGTATAACCGCGAGAGTGCACCGGACCGCTGCCATTTTCTAATCATTGCCAAAGGATCGCTAGCGGAGCTGCAAACCCAATTAGAAATCGCAGCAGAGCTGGAATTACTACCTATCGATAAAACGAAGATCTACGATCAAGAACTTGAGGAAATCTCCAAAATGATAACCGGCCTAATCAAGTCAATCCGCTCCTAG
- a CDS encoding ABC transporter permease produces MLKVFTQHRYLLWQFTKRQIEQRHRGSALGMIWSVLSPLAMMAIYTVVFGLIFKGRYKGVENQSTMDYALGIFLSITIFQTISEVISSSAAAIVAQPNLVKKVVFPLEILPLANLGAAFYQFGVSLILVLLGVATLGNGLSFHSLLFFVAFLPLIPLALGAALILSSLGVFLRDIQYAVGPLCMVLMYASAVFYSANMIPPAIWVFIKYNPLIHIIEQARGVLLWHQPLQWHGLAYSFAFGLVLLAVGLVTFKKLKPAFADVI; encoded by the coding sequence ATGTTAAAAGTTTTCACCCAGCATCGCTATCTCCTCTGGCAATTCACCAAGCGCCAGATCGAGCAACGCCACCGCGGTAGTGCACTGGGAATGATATGGAGCGTGCTCAGTCCACTGGCGATGATGGCTATTTATACAGTCGTCTTCGGTCTGATCTTTAAAGGCCGCTATAAAGGCGTGGAAAACCAGTCCACGATGGATTACGCACTCGGAATATTTTTAAGCATCACCATCTTCCAAACCATCTCCGAAGTAATCAGCAGTTCGGCCGCCGCGATTGTAGCACAACCCAATCTAGTCAAAAAAGTAGTTTTCCCCCTCGAAATCCTGCCGCTGGCCAATCTAGGCGCCGCCTTTTATCAATTTGGCGTCAGTTTGATCCTCGTCCTCCTCGGAGTGGCGACCCTCGGTAACGGACTGAGCTTTCACTCGCTACTCTTTTTCGTGGCGTTTCTACCCCTCATTCCTTTGGCGCTGGGTGCGGCGCTAATCTTATCATCCCTAGGCGTCTTTTTACGTGACATCCAATATGCAGTAGGCCCCCTCTGTATGGTATTGATGTATGCGAGTGCGGTCTTTTATTCCGCCAATATGATCCCCCCGGCGATCTGGGTTTTTATTAAGTACAACCCCCTGATTCATATCATCGAACAAGCGCGAGGGGTACTGCTCTGGCACCAACCCCTACAGTGGCACGGACTCGCCTACAGTTTCGCCTTTGGGTTGGTGCTCCTAGCAGTAGGTCTAGTGACCTTCAAAAAACTAAAACCCGCCTTCGCGGATGTAATCTGA
- a CDS encoding ATP-binding protein, with product MNNGVIDRTQELTRIREGLVHWPVTVLLGPRQCGKTFLVRNFATSLNHYFDLHALIDRTRLEDTGFKILDGLEGVVVIDEAQEMPQLLRQLRVLADRPGRTTRFLLTGSASPHLSKETAESLTGRARLLSLNGFNVEEAGTSNWERLWLRGGFPRFYLDDPDSLSWERRQHYLSQILERDIPALVDTRLRPEQLRRLALLLAHHHGQYWNHSEIASVLGITGKTVQRYIEVFKGLYLLRELAPYHENLGKRLRKAPKLYWRDSGLLHALLGIRDITTLYGVPQLGASWEGFVIEQFLTLARLPEQDVFTWSVQSGAEVDLVVRSNGQLFGIECKASAAPTRTRAMTASIESLGLKKLYVVYPGEKSFSIGDDIEIVPMCELPRIITEITKSE from the coding sequence ATGAATAACGGCGTCATCGATCGTACCCAGGAACTCACCCGTATTCGTGAAGGCCTGGTTCATTGGCCGGTAACCGTTCTCCTCGGCCCGCGCCAGTGCGGTAAGACCTTCCTCGTTCGCAACTTCGCCACCTCGCTAAACCATTATTTCGATCTGCACGCCCTGATCGATCGCACTCGACTCGAAGATACCGGGTTCAAAATCCTCGATGGCCTCGAAGGCGTGGTGGTCATCGACGAAGCCCAGGAAATGCCCCAACTTTTAAGGCAACTGCGTGTGCTCGCGGATCGCCCCGGGCGCACCACCCGCTTTCTCCTCACCGGCAGCGCCTCACCCCACCTATCCAAGGAAACCGCCGAAAGTCTCACCGGCCGAGCCCGACTGCTCTCGCTGAATGGATTTAACGTGGAAGAAGCAGGCACCTCAAATTGGGAGCGCTTGTGGCTGCGCGGCGGATTTCCCCGCTTCTACCTTGACGACCCGGACAGCCTTTCATGGGAAAGACGCCAACATTACCTTAGCCAAATTTTAGAGAGGGACATCCCCGCACTCGTTGACACCCGCCTACGTCCTGAGCAGTTACGCCGCCTAGCCCTGCTATTGGCGCATCACCACGGTCAATATTGGAATCATTCAGAAATCGCCAGCGTTCTCGGTATCACAGGCAAGACAGTACAACGCTATATAGAAGTTTTCAAGGGTCTCTACCTGCTCCGGGAACTGGCCCCCTATCACGAAAATCTGGGTAAACGCCTGCGTAAGGCGCCGAAGCTCTACTGGCGAGATAGCGGACTGCTTCATGCACTGCTCGGAATACGGGACATCACGACCCTATATGGTGTCCCGCAACTTGGAGCCTCCTGGGAAGGATTTGTTATAGAACAATTTTTAACCCTCGCCCGACTCCCCGAGCAAGATGTGTTCACGTGGTCGGTTCAAAGTGGAGCCGAAGTAGATTTGGTGGTACGAAGCAACGGACAGCTATTTGGGATTGAATGTAAGGCAAGTGCCGCCCCGACTCGAACCCGGGCAATGACCGCATCGATTGAATCACTAGGACTAAAGAAGTTATATGTAGTCTATCCCGGAGAGAAATCATTCAGCATCGGTGACGACATCGAAATCGTTCCCATGTGTGAACTCCCACGCATCATTACTGAAATCACGAAGAGCGAGTAG
- a CDS encoding ISL3 family transposase, which translates to MSISAHEHYRRLLLLPEPWEVTKVEEDILGLNVTVWLRWPDGAKVPCPVCGQLMPIYDRMKERSWRHRDVMQYRLELRCAVPRCDCEEHGVKTMHVPWAEPGSRFTSLFESFAVAVIASSRSLSQAAELLGLHWDSVQRIIDQAVERGLARRNLDGITRVGLDEKSFLRGQSYVSLMTDLTGRRVLDVVPGRDTGSGLKLWASLSKEQIDGIEAVAMDMGASFIAATHQAAPNADIVHDRFHVSKPMNEAVDHTRRDEAAELAAKGDDILKRTRFLWLHGIVPDDRKEHFEALLESNLRTAKAWAYKEQLVEFWGQPNADAGNTFFQLWYRSVMSSRLPRVKKVAKSLKAHLAGLLTYFKHRISNALTEGFNSKIQAIKADARGFRKFENYRTRILFFCGKLDLEPNFPPALTHSIP; encoded by the coding sequence ATGAGCATAAGCGCACATGAACATTACCGGCGGTTGCTGTTGCTGCCGGAACCGTGGGAAGTAACCAAAGTGGAGGAAGACATTCTCGGACTAAACGTGACGGTCTGGTTACGATGGCCAGACGGGGCCAAGGTGCCGTGCCCAGTGTGCGGTCAGTTGATGCCTATTTACGACCGAATGAAGGAGCGGAGTTGGCGTCACCGTGATGTGATGCAATATCGACTCGAACTGCGGTGCGCGGTGCCCCGCTGCGATTGCGAGGAGCATGGTGTTAAAACGATGCACGTGCCGTGGGCCGAACCAGGCTCGCGGTTCACCTCGCTTTTTGAAAGCTTTGCCGTGGCCGTGATCGCCTCTAGCCGATCGCTAAGCCAAGCCGCCGAGTTGCTGGGACTTCATTGGGATAGTGTACAACGTATAATCGATCAGGCTGTTGAGCGAGGCTTGGCGCGGCGAAACCTCGACGGCATCACCCGAGTTGGCTTAGACGAAAAGAGTTTTTTGCGCGGTCAAAGCTACGTTTCATTGATGACCGATCTCACCGGTCGGCGGGTACTGGACGTGGTTCCAGGCCGGGATACAGGGAGTGGGTTAAAGCTTTGGGCATCATTATCAAAGGAGCAAATTGACGGGATTGAAGCCGTCGCGATGGACATGGGTGCATCCTTCATCGCCGCCACCCACCAGGCCGCGCCCAACGCTGACATCGTTCACGACCGCTTTCATGTTTCAAAGCCTATGAACGAGGCGGTCGATCATACCCGCCGGGATGAGGCCGCTGAACTCGCTGCCAAAGGCGATGACATCTTAAAACGCACTCGCTTTCTTTGGCTGCATGGCATCGTTCCTGATGACCGCAAAGAGCACTTCGAGGCGCTGCTGGAGTCCAATCTTCGTACGGCCAAGGCATGGGCTTATAAAGAGCAGCTGGTCGAGTTTTGGGGACAACCCAACGCCGATGCGGGTAATACTTTCTTCCAGCTGTGGTATCGCTCGGTTATGAGTAGCCGCCTGCCCAGAGTCAAAAAAGTAGCAAAGTCACTAAAAGCCCATCTGGCCGGATTACTGACTTACTTTAAGCACCGTATTTCGAATGCACTCACCGAGGGTTTTAATTCAAAAATCCAAGCAATTAAAGCCGATGCTCGTGGCTTCCGTAAGTTCGAAAACTATCGCACCCGTATTCTTTTCTTTTGTGGTAAACTCGACCTCGAGCCTAATTTCCCCCCAGCCCTAACCCACAGTATTCCGTGA
- a CDS encoding transcriptional regulator, which translates to MTDATTNPELDRETLAFWVEVADLIGVSHSIAEAYAVIFLAAQPLNADDIVAKLGVSRSGAGQALKQLSEMGAIRPSTGVQSRKDHYELQTDLGVLMRLFLNSRMLPRIEELSRRRADLAAQAQQSGADHLIARFEKLDRWGAKTTPLLALLKTFAS; encoded by the coding sequence ATGACAGACGCCACCACCAACCCCGAACTCGATCGCGAGACCCTCGCGTTTTGGGTGGAAGTGGCTGATTTAATCGGTGTTTCACATTCCATAGCAGAAGCTTACGCGGTTATTTTTCTCGCCGCGCAACCCCTCAACGCCGACGACATCGTTGCAAAGCTAGGGGTGAGCCGAAGCGGAGCCGGCCAAGCGCTCAAGCAATTGTCCGAAATGGGCGCCATCCGGCCGTCCACCGGGGTGCAAAGCCGCAAAGACCACTATGAGCTGCAGACAGACCTCGGTGTATTGATGCGTCTGTTTCTCAACAGCCGCATGCTCCCACGCATTGAAGAGCTCTCCCGTCGCCGCGCCGACTTGGCTGCGCAAGCCCAGCAAAGCGGAGCGGATCACCTTATTGCCCGCTTTGAGAAACTGGACCGTTGGGGCGCCAAAACCACCCCGCTACTCGCTTTGCTTAAGACCTTCGCGAGTTAG
- the rfbA gene encoding glucose-1-phosphate thymidylyltransferase RfbA produces the protein MQTRKGIVLAGGSGTRLYPLTIAISKQLMPIYDKPMIYYPLSVLMLGGIREILIISTPADLPLFKRLLGDGSQFGLILSYAEQPSPDGLAQAFTIAADVGFLREEPAALVLGDNLFYGHDFAKSVMAAAASTTGATIFGYHVADPKAYGVVEFAPDGRVLSLEEKPEKPKSNYAVPGLYFYDAQVVALARSLKPSHRGELEITDLNRLYLEKNQLQVELLGRGTAWLDTGTHDSLIDAGQFVAVIENRQGLKIACLEEIGYRQGWLDRAGLESQIKRLGKSNYGTYLRNLVA, from the coding sequence ATGCAAACCCGTAAAGGCATCGTCCTTGCTGGCGGCTCCGGCACCCGCCTTTATCCGCTGACTATTGCCATCAGTAAACAACTGATGCCGATCTATGATAAGCCGATGATTTATTATCCCCTCTCCGTGCTCATGCTCGGAGGAATTAGGGAAATATTAATCATCTCGACCCCCGCCGATCTCCCCCTGTTCAAACGCCTACTCGGCGACGGCAGCCAGTTCGGCCTAATCCTCAGCTACGCCGAGCAACCAAGCCCCGACGGTCTCGCCCAAGCCTTTACCATCGCAGCCGACGTCGGCTTCCTCCGCGAGGAACCGGCCGCGCTCGTGCTCGGCGACAACCTTTTCTACGGCCACGATTTCGCTAAGTCGGTCATGGCCGCGGCGGCCTCCACCACCGGCGCCACAATCTTCGGCTACCATGTTGCCGACCCCAAAGCCTACGGCGTGGTCGAGTTTGCCCCCGACGGCCGCGTGCTCTCGTTGGAGGAAAAGCCTGAAAAACCCAAGTCGAACTACGCCGTTCCCGGCTTATACTTTTACGACGCCCAAGTGGTCGCTCTTGCACGCAGCCTAAAACCCTCTCACCGAGGCGAACTGGAAATCACAGATTTGAACCGCCTGTATTTGGAAAAAAACCAACTCCAAGTTGAGCTCCTAGGTCGAGGCACGGCCTGGTTGGATACGGGAACGCACGACAGTTTGATAGACGCCGGACAATTTGTAGCGGTGATTGAAAACCGCCAAGGATTGAAAATAGCCTGTTTAGAAGAAATCGGTTACCGCCAAGGTTGGCTGGACCGCGCGGGTTTGGAGTCCCAAATCAAGCGCCTAGGTAAATCCAACTACGGAACCTACCTACGCAACCTAGTTGCATGA
- a CDS encoding GxxExxY protein has product MFMCAYAHLYFLAAFMPEPTTKREEPYTPDLLCYDKIIVELKAAKSLAEEHRAQVINYLKVTGLQIGLLVNFGSHGRLEWERIILSHG; this is encoded by the coding sequence ATGTTCATGTGCGCTTATGCTCATCTTTACTTTTTAGCTGCTTTTATGCCCGAACCCACAACAAAACGGGAAGAACCCTACACTCCAGACTTGTTGTGTTATGATAAAATCATCGTTGAACTCAAAGCTGCAAAATCGCTGGCTGAAGAGCATCGGGCGCAAGTCATCAATTATTTAAAAGTCACAGGCCTTCAGATCGGCCTACTTGTCAATTTCGGATCTCATGGCCGCCTTGAATGGGAACGTATTATTCTCTCCCATGGCTGA
- a CDS encoding pyrimidine/purine nucleoside phosphorylase produces MASLPTQFAGVTVVTKANVYFDGKVVSHTVLFADGSKKTLGLIYAGSYHFGTDAAERMEIVAGECKVTLDGQSEVKTYAAGTYFDVAAKSGFTIEVSAGIAEYICSFITA; encoded by the coding sequence ATGGCTAGTCTTCCCACCCAATTCGCCGGCGTCACGGTCGTGACCAAGGCCAACGTTTACTTCGACGGCAAAGTCGTCAGCCACACCGTGCTTTTCGCCGATGGCTCCAAGAAAACCCTCGGCCTGATCTACGCCGGTTCCTACCACTTCGGCACCGATGCGGCCGAACGCATGGAGATCGTCGCCGGTGAGTGCAAAGTCACCCTCGATGGCCAATCCGAGGTCAAAACCTACGCTGCTGGCACCTACTTCGATGTCGCCGCCAAGTCCGGCTTCACCATCGAGGTTTCCGCAGGCATCGCCGAATACATCTGCTCGTTCATTACGGCGTGA
- a CDS encoding GxxExxY protein, translating to MHDPIIYKTEVFQIIGACIAVHSNKGNGYAEPVYQDCMEIELSHLGIPFDAQRNFPITYRNITLRHTYTRFFTEYCGLGLGGN from the coding sequence ATGCACGATCCGATTATCTACAAAACCGAGGTTTTCCAGATCATCGGTGCCTGTATTGCGGTGCACTCTAACAAAGGCAACGGTTACGCGGAGCCCGTTTATCAAGACTGCATGGAGATTGAACTCAGTCATCTTGGCATCCCATTCGATGCGCAACGTAACTTCCCAATTACATATCGCAACATAACGCTCAGGCACACCTACACTCGGTTCTTCACGGAATACTGTGGGTTAGGGCTGGGGGGAAATTAG
- a CDS encoding sugar nucleotide-binding protein: protein MIYLLGGSGYVGQAYQQFLTIKGIAFKSIARADLDYANPAALTAALRADKVSFLINAAGYTGKPNVDACETDKTNCLFGNAILPGRIAEACAAAGVPWGHVSSGCIYTGTRSDGAGFTEEDEPNFTFRQNNCSFYSGTKALGEEILAGRPNIYIWRLRIPFDHRESPRNYLTKLMRYQSLLEATNSVSQLDEFVTSTLACWEKKVPFGIYNVTNPGHVTTREVVELIQESGVCRKEYQFFTDETDFMQKAAKARRSNCVMNSSKLASVGIAMAPVREAIKSALHNWQQV, encoded by the coding sequence ATGATCTATCTTCTCGGCGGTTCCGGCTATGTCGGCCAGGCCTATCAACAATTTCTCACCATCAAAGGCATCGCTTTTAAAAGCATCGCCCGCGCCGATCTCGACTACGCCAATCCCGCCGCACTGACCGCCGCTCTGCGCGCCGACAAAGTATCGTTCCTGATCAACGCCGCCGGTTACACCGGGAAACCCAACGTTGACGCCTGCGAAACCGACAAGACCAACTGCCTTTTTGGCAACGCCATCCTCCCCGGACGCATCGCCGAAGCCTGTGCCGCCGCCGGCGTCCCCTGGGGCCACGTTTCCTCCGGCTGTATATATACGGGAACCCGCTCCGACGGCGCTGGGTTTACAGAAGAAGACGAACCTAATTTCACCTTTCGCCAAAACAACTGCTCGTTTTATTCCGGCACCAAAGCACTCGGTGAAGAAATCCTCGCCGGACGTCCAAATATCTACATCTGGCGCTTGCGTATCCCCTTCGATCACCGCGAAAGTCCGCGCAATTATCTGACCAAGTTGATGCGTTATCAGAGCCTGTTGGAAGCAACCAACAGCGTCTCGCAACTGGATGAATTTGTAACCTCGACCCTGGCCTGCTGGGAGAAAAAAGTCCCGTTTGGGATTTATAATGTGACCAATCCCGGGCACGTGACCACCCGCGAAGTGGTTGAGCTAATTCAAGAGAGTGGCGTGTGCCGGAAAGAGTATCAGTTTTTTACGGATGAAACCGATTTCATGCAAAAAGCCGCCAAAGCCCGCCGTAGCAACTGTGTGATGAATTCATCGAAACTGGCCTCAGTGGGTATTGCGATGGCCCCGGTCCGCGAAGCGATCAAATCGGCCCTTCATAACTGGCAGCAGGTTTAA